A region of Jonquetella anthropi DSM 22815 DNA encodes the following proteins:
- a CDS encoding NFACT family protein — MNVGSELVAAWLSDLQNDYVGRPVTRVFGGPGWLSLEWRGADTLFFCWRPDSSGLCVLPPQKARSLLKSFSQPTSFAAALTKYLTGAKLACAVQPNGDRLLELKFSRFVGAGSQEFYFLAFELAGQPANAVLTDEDKKIIEAGRHEPPEQNQLRPIFPGFSYAPPPPLRTCPLSPELTDSQLLELLPSAQGMGPSLIRRLRDESARRGAQWLREALFGAPILQWAGSLLTRCGVLLPDAKPAAWNALQEASNAVFGEIERRALKDISKDASKILERAISRRRKHLDDLTNLLKASASRDRYRRAGEAIIQNLSALALKPAPEMTLPYWDEEGQQTVKVQLDLSRSPRANAERYFKKYRKLSVDSQAVTQQTETLQNELDDLTGLEENLRRVDDPSTLKLLAAQITRQYGRQEKSPAKNRDAALPPHLRFNLDGTTILVGMNERGNRYVTFEAAKSDDLWFHVHERPGSHVILRQPPADQEAFDRACAAAASLALFYSSCCEPSWNVDRTARKHVHHIAGAGPAQVTYRDSTPLRADRLAWKEILSFES; from the coding sequence GTGAATGTAGGAAGCGAACTGGTCGCCGCATGGCTCAGCGATCTTCAAAATGACTACGTTGGACGGCCAGTCACCCGCGTCTTTGGCGGCCCCGGCTGGCTGAGCCTTGAGTGGCGCGGCGCCGACACACTGTTTTTCTGCTGGCGTCCCGACTCCTCTGGACTGTGCGTTCTGCCGCCGCAAAAGGCCCGAAGCCTTCTCAAGTCTTTTTCACAGCCCACGTCGTTTGCCGCGGCCCTGACAAAATACCTTACCGGCGCAAAGCTAGCCTGCGCTGTCCAGCCAAACGGTGACCGGCTTTTAGAGCTGAAATTCAGCCGCTTCGTCGGAGCCGGTAGCCAGGAGTTCTACTTTCTCGCCTTTGAGCTCGCCGGTCAGCCGGCAAACGCCGTTTTGACCGACGAGGACAAAAAAATCATCGAGGCCGGGCGGCACGAGCCGCCGGAGCAGAATCAGCTCCGCCCGATCTTTCCCGGGTTCTCCTACGCCCCGCCGCCTCCACTGCGAACCTGTCCACTCTCGCCTGAGCTGACCGATTCTCAGCTGCTGGAGCTTCTTCCGTCCGCACAGGGAATGGGACCGTCGCTCATTCGCCGTCTTCGGGACGAAAGCGCCCGACGCGGGGCCCAATGGCTTCGGGAAGCCCTGTTCGGCGCCCCGATTCTCCAGTGGGCCGGTTCACTTCTCACTCGCTGCGGCGTTCTGCTGCCCGACGCAAAGCCCGCGGCCTGGAATGCCCTTCAAGAAGCGTCAAACGCCGTCTTCGGCGAAATAGAGCGACGGGCTCTCAAAGATATTTCCAAAGACGCTTCAAAAATTTTGGAGCGGGCCATCTCTCGTCGGCGCAAACACCTGGACGATCTGACCAATCTGCTCAAAGCGTCCGCATCCAGAGACCGGTACCGCCGAGCGGGCGAGGCCATCATTCAAAACCTTTCCGCGCTCGCCTTAAAGCCTGCGCCAGAAATGACTCTCCCCTACTGGGACGAGGAAGGCCAGCAGACCGTCAAGGTCCAACTGGACCTGAGCCGCTCACCCCGGGCGAACGCCGAACGGTACTTTAAAAAGTACAGAAAGCTCAGCGTGGACAGCCAAGCGGTCACACAGCAGACCGAAACGCTCCAAAACGAGCTGGACGACCTGACAGGCCTAGAGGAAAACTTGCGGCGCGTCGACGACCCATCGACGCTCAAGCTGCTTGCAGCCCAAATTACCCGCCAATACGGCCGTCAGGAGAAAAGTCCGGCTAAGAACAGGGACGCCGCCCTTCCCCCGCACCTTCGGTTCAACTTGGATGGAACAACCATTTTAGTTGGGATGAACGAACGAGGGAACCGGTACGTTACTTTTGAAGCGGCTAAAAGCGACGACTTGTGGTTTCACGTTCACGAGCGCCCGGGCTCTCACGTCATTCTCCGTCAGCCGCCGGCGGATCAGGAGGCGTTCGATCGGGCCTGTGCCGCCGCTGCGTCGCTGGCCCTCTTTTACAGCTCCTGCTGCGAGCCGTCATGGAACGTTGACCGAACCGCCCGCAAGCACGTTCACCACATCGCGGGAGCCGGCCCCGCACAGGTCACCTACCGGGACAGCACCCCACTCAGAGCCGACCGGCTGGCGTGGAAAGAAATTCTCTCTTTTGAGTCATAA
- the tig gene encoding trigger factor, translating into MKSELLSQEKNVVTVKITIPAEDFSAQVSRTIASVGRKANIPGFRKGKAPRRVVEMRFGKEALRAEALEEMLAKTMEEVSSEYDLEPIDEPKVDVKDMEEGHDVVLEATFEVKPEVTLPEFGEITAEKPSFVISDQMVADGVENVRRSHGEWKTSANPSASGDRVKAAYTTTIKDDAGSILSSHEPKVETFMLDSLSLKQEIVDALLGAVAGDKRHAEVRIDDSYQDKALAGKMACYDFDVQEILELEPAALTPELFKKATGKDLKTEDELKAHLRSTMEERLESDSRRAAESDALKKICQLASVELPETMVQRQKAHLLRRAEENVKNRTGLTLEEYYAQSGQDFEGFKSQLDTEARNDVKEYLVMDACTEKFGVNVQPEDLDKEIETMAANYHVAPESVKAMLQKKPDDLRSLISSAKYRKTLDAVMGAVKTVEVNKNAVPEAGK; encoded by the coding sequence GTGAAGTCGGAACTTCTGTCACAGGAGAAGAATGTTGTTACAGTGAAAATCACGATCCCTGCCGAGGATTTTTCCGCTCAAGTTTCTCGGACAATCGCTTCGGTCGGACGCAAGGCAAACATCCCCGGATTTCGTAAGGGGAAGGCGCCGCGGCGCGTGGTGGAGATGCGGTTCGGCAAGGAGGCCCTGAGGGCTGAAGCGCTTGAGGAAATGCTCGCCAAGACCATGGAAGAGGTGTCTTCTGAGTACGATTTGGAGCCCATCGACGAGCCTAAAGTCGACGTCAAGGACATGGAAGAAGGTCACGACGTGGTTCTGGAAGCGACCTTCGAAGTGAAGCCGGAGGTTACTCTTCCTGAGTTCGGCGAGATAACCGCCGAAAAACCGTCGTTTGTCATCTCTGACCAGATGGTCGCTGACGGTGTTGAGAACGTCCGCCGGTCCCACGGCGAATGGAAGACGTCTGCCAATCCGAGCGCAAGCGGCGACCGGGTGAAGGCCGCCTACACGACGACTATCAAGGACGACGCCGGCTCGATTCTGTCATCCCATGAGCCGAAAGTGGAGACGTTCATGCTCGACTCCCTCTCGCTCAAGCAGGAAATTGTCGACGCGCTGCTTGGAGCAGTCGCCGGCGACAAGCGCCATGCGGAAGTCCGTATCGACGACTCCTATCAGGACAAGGCTCTGGCGGGCAAAATGGCCTGCTACGATTTTGACGTTCAGGAGATCTTGGAGCTGGAGCCCGCAGCTTTGACCCCGGAGCTCTTTAAAAAAGCTACTGGGAAGGACCTGAAGACTGAAGACGAGCTGAAAGCGCACCTGCGGAGCACCATGGAAGAGCGCCTTGAGTCTGACAGCCGCCGCGCGGCCGAAAGCGACGCGCTGAAAAAGATCTGCCAGCTGGCTTCTGTCGAACTGCCCGAGACGATGGTGCAGCGCCAGAAGGCTCATCTGCTTCGACGGGCTGAGGAGAACGTGAAAAACCGCACGGGCCTCACGCTGGAAGAGTATTACGCTCAGAGCGGGCAGGATTTTGAAGGGTTTAAGTCCCAGCTTGATACCGAGGCCCGCAACGACGTGAAAGAATACCTTGTGATGGACGCCTGCACCGAAAAGTTCGGCGTTAACGTTCAGCCCGAGGACTTGGACAAGGAAATCGAGACGATGGCGGCGAACTACCACGTAGCCCCCGAGAGCGTCAAGGCCATGCTCCAGAAGAAGCCGGATGATCTTCGCAGCCTGATCTCGTCGGCCAAGTACCGCAAGACGTTGGACGCGGTGATGGGCGCTGTCAAGACCGTCGAAGTGAACAAAAACGCCGTGCCTGAGGCTGGCAAGTAA
- the ileS gene encoding isoleucine--tRNA ligase produces the protein MAQDYKSTLHLPQTDFPMRAGLAQKEPQILEFWKRKGVYDKLQKKNFNGPKFSFHDGPPYANGEMHLGHALNKSLKDFVVKYRSMNGYACPYVPGWDTHGLPIELKVLKDGGLDKDSISPVELRQKCAETARYWIGRQKEGMIRLGCFADWEHPYMTLQPEYEAAELDALAGMVEKGYVYRGQKPVYWCIDCQTALAAAEIEYGDETSPSIFVAYSMEDLSSKFPELAGEPVSVVVWTTTPWTLPASMAVAVGLQYDYGFYRVEKRLYLLACGMVDSVAQATGLTFGEPVLTVKGQALEGCVAFHPFLDRKTPIVLADYVTLDAGTGCVHTAPGHGVEDYETGCRYGIEIYNPVDGRGRFTPDTPLVGGMDIEKGAQTVMQTLRDSGRLLGVKKIVHSYPHCWRCHKPVVFRSTDQWFINVEAFREEALKAIDEDVKWMPTWGHDRIYNMVRERSDWCISRQRIWGVPIPAFTCSQCGETILTADRIRVVSARVARFGSDYWWSKDAEELLGHELARCPHCGGALSKGTDILDVWFDSGVSHFAVLKGRPELSWPADLYLEGADQHRGWFQTSLLASVAVTGKSPYKAVLTHGFFMDGEGRKMSKSLGNVVSAQKIVEKYGADILRLWVASTDYRSDMRISYKIVDSLVESYRRIRNTARYLLGNLHGFNPSTDRVPYEKMGEFDRWVLALLNRTIRRVTESYENYEFHIPTMTIHQLCVNELSSVYLDVNKDRLYADPENDTARRATQTVMWELLTTLTRMLAPVLSFTSEEIWQAAKEIDPSLEESVFLAEWPKPNESLIDEELLARWDKILAVRGAVSKALEEARASGQIGQSLEAAVTASLPEEYRSLLSEREWNDLCITSSFKLGELPGVPADEMGVALSVSRVEGQKCPRCWKYVTHWDENGLCDRCHSII, from the coding sequence ATGGCGCAGGATTATAAGTCAACGCTGCATTTGCCTCAGACGGACTTCCCGATGCGGGCCGGGCTGGCACAAAAGGAGCCCCAGATTCTGGAGTTTTGGAAGCGTAAAGGCGTGTACGACAAACTTCAGAAGAAGAACTTTAACGGGCCGAAGTTCTCTTTTCATGACGGTCCGCCGTACGCCAACGGCGAAATGCACTTGGGGCACGCGCTGAACAAGAGCCTGAAGGATTTTGTCGTCAAGTACCGTTCAATGAACGGGTACGCGTGTCCTTATGTGCCCGGCTGGGATACTCACGGTTTGCCGATTGAATTGAAGGTGTTGAAAGACGGCGGGCTGGACAAGGATTCCATCTCTCCGGTGGAGTTGCGCCAAAAATGCGCCGAGACGGCCCGATATTGGATTGGCCGTCAGAAAGAGGGGATGATTCGTCTCGGCTGTTTCGCCGACTGGGAACATCCCTATATGACCCTTCAGCCCGAGTACGAGGCCGCCGAGCTGGACGCACTGGCTGGGATGGTTGAAAAGGGGTACGTGTATCGAGGGCAGAAGCCGGTGTACTGGTGCATTGACTGCCAGACCGCTTTAGCCGCTGCAGAAATTGAGTACGGCGACGAGACGTCTCCTTCAATCTTTGTGGCCTATTCGATGGAAGATTTATCTTCCAAGTTCCCTGAACTCGCTGGTGAGCCGGTGAGCGTGGTCGTTTGGACGACGACGCCGTGGACTCTTCCGGCCAGTATGGCTGTCGCTGTGGGGCTCCAGTACGATTATGGCTTTTACCGAGTTGAGAAGCGACTGTACCTTTTGGCCTGCGGCATGGTTGACTCGGTGGCTCAGGCGACGGGGCTGACGTTTGGCGAGCCCGTCCTGACTGTTAAAGGTCAGGCTCTTGAAGGCTGCGTCGCGTTTCACCCGTTCTTGGACAGAAAGACGCCGATTGTTCTGGCAGATTATGTGACGCTCGACGCGGGGACCGGCTGCGTTCACACGGCGCCCGGGCACGGCGTGGAGGACTATGAGACGGGCTGCCGGTACGGGATTGAGATTTACAACCCGGTGGACGGCCGCGGGCGCTTCACCCCTGACACCCCCTTGGTCGGTGGTATGGACATTGAGAAGGGCGCGCAGACTGTGATGCAGACGCTTCGCGACAGCGGGCGTCTTCTAGGCGTGAAGAAGATCGTTCACTCGTATCCGCATTGCTGGCGGTGCCATAAGCCGGTGGTTTTTCGTTCGACGGATCAGTGGTTTATCAACGTGGAGGCGTTCCGCGAAGAGGCTTTGAAGGCTATCGACGAGGACGTCAAGTGGATGCCCACTTGGGGGCACGACCGGATTTATAACATGGTGCGCGAGCGGTCCGACTGGTGCATTTCCAGACAGAGAATCTGGGGAGTTCCAATTCCTGCCTTCACCTGTAGCCAGTGCGGCGAGACGATCCTGACGGCCGATCGGATTCGGGTGGTGAGCGCGCGGGTCGCGCGATTTGGAAGCGACTATTGGTGGTCCAAGGACGCGGAGGAACTGCTCGGTCACGAGTTAGCTCGTTGTCCTCACTGCGGCGGAGCGCTGAGTAAGGGAACAGATATTTTGGACGTGTGGTTTGATTCCGGCGTGAGCCATTTTGCGGTGCTCAAAGGGCGTCCAGAACTTTCGTGGCCTGCCGACTTATACCTTGAAGGGGCCGACCAGCACAGGGGCTGGTTCCAGACGTCACTTTTGGCGTCCGTAGCGGTGACAGGAAAATCGCCGTATAAGGCCGTCCTGACGCACGGGTTCTTCATGGACGGCGAGGGCCGGAAAATGTCCAAGTCCTTGGGCAACGTCGTTTCGGCTCAGAAGATTGTCGAGAAGTACGGCGCTGACATTCTCCGCCTGTGGGTTGCCTCAACCGATTACCGTTCAGATATGAGAATTTCGTACAAGATCGTCGATTCCCTCGTCGAGTCGTACCGGCGGATTCGCAACACGGCTCGGTACTTGCTCGGCAACCTTCACGGCTTTAACCCGTCAACAGATCGGGTGCCGTACGAGAAGATGGGCGAGTTCGACCGTTGGGTTCTCGCGCTGCTGAATCGGACGATCCGTCGGGTGACTGAGAGCTATGAGAATTACGAGTTCCATATCCCGACGATGACGATTCATCAGCTGTGCGTCAACGAGCTCAGCTCGGTCTATTTGGACGTCAACAAGGACCGGCTCTACGCAGATCCTGAAAACGACACGGCTCGGCGGGCGACTCAGACGGTCATGTGGGAGCTTCTGACGACTTTGACGCGCATGTTGGCTCCGGTACTGAGCTTTACGTCCGAGGAGATCTGGCAGGCGGCGAAAGAGATTGATCCCTCCCTTGAAGAAAGCGTCTTCCTCGCCGAGTGGCCCAAGCCGAACGAGTCGCTGATCGACGAGGAACTGCTGGCCCGGTGGGATAAAATTCTGGCGGTCAGAGGAGCGGTCAGCAAGGCGCTGGAGGAGGCGCGGGCCAGCGGTCAGATCGGCCAGTCCCTCGAGGCAGCGGTGACGGCTTCGCTGCCGGAGGAGTACCGGTCCTTGCTAAGCGAAAGGGAATGGAACGACCTGTGCATCACTTCCAGCTTCAAGCTAGGAGAGCTGCCCGGGGTTCCTGCCGATGAAATGGGCGTGGCCCTGAGCGTCAGCCGCGTTGAAGGGCAGAAGTGCCCGCGCTGCTGGAAGTACGTGACGCACTGGGACGAAAACGGGCTGTGCGATCGCTGCCACAGCATTATTTAG
- a CDS encoding RluA family pseudouridine synthase has product MDSRRIVVEPSDAGNRLDLYLSGQLELSRSAVGRLISGGLVSGVGKVKASRVVVSGDWFDVSMPEPSEESVVPQDVPFRTVYADDWLAVVEKLAGIAVHPGAGRKDGTLVNGLVKTFGPLPGAGLRPGIVHRLDIGTSGLMVVARTPQAYLFLQREFSQRRVEKTYLALVHGWIPASQGTLDGPIGRSRYDRLKMAVRADGRRAVTRYRTLWTRGSLSLTACRIETGRTHQIRVHMASIGCYLDGDRLYGPKDVSRHFLEGRVFLHAWRLSFHHPSDGRTMNFRSPLPDELIGVLKKIRSE; this is encoded by the coding sequence ATGGATTCCCGACGAATCGTCGTTGAGCCTTCGGACGCAGGCAACAGGCTGGACCTGTACCTGTCAGGCCAGCTTGAGCTGAGCCGCAGCGCGGTCGGCCGTCTCATTTCCGGCGGTCTCGTCTCTGGCGTCGGAAAGGTTAAAGCGTCCCGCGTTGTCGTTTCAGGAGACTGGTTTGACGTTTCTATGCCAGAGCCTTCGGAGGAGAGCGTGGTTCCGCAGGACGTGCCCTTTCGTACGGTCTACGCGGACGACTGGCTGGCTGTGGTTGAAAAGCTGGCTGGGATTGCGGTTCATCCCGGCGCGGGGCGAAAGGACGGCACGTTGGTCAACGGACTGGTAAAGACCTTCGGCCCCCTCCCTGGCGCGGGACTTCGTCCTGGGATTGTTCACCGGCTTGATATCGGCACGTCAGGTCTCATGGTCGTGGCTCGCACGCCGCAGGCTTATCTCTTCCTTCAGAGGGAGTTTTCCCAGCGCCGAGTGGAGAAGACGTACCTCGCTCTTGTCCACGGTTGGATTCCAGCCAGCCAGGGGACGTTGGACGGGCCGATCGGCCGGAGTAGGTACGACCGGCTGAAAATGGCCGTTCGGGCCGACGGCCGCCGAGCCGTGACGAGGTACAGAACTCTGTGGACGCGAGGAAGCCTCTCTTTGACGGCCTGTCGGATTGAAACAGGGCGAACGCACCAGATTCGGGTGCATATGGCTTCGATAGGGTGTTACCTTGACGGCGATCGGCTCTACGGGCCAAAGGACGTGAGCCGGCACTTCCTTGAGGGGCGGGTGTTCCTGCACGCGTGGCGCCTTTCGTTTCATCACCCGTCCGACGGCCGGACGATGAACTTTCGCTCTCCCTTGCCTGATGAGCTGATAGGCGTGCTGAAAAAAATTCGGTCAGAATAA
- a CDS encoding ATP-dependent Clp protease proteolytic subunit → MDYFPIPYVIEQTGRGERSYDIYSRLLKDRIIFLGSEINSLVANSIVAQILFLESDQPDRDICLYINSPGGEVTSGLAIYDTMRYVKCDISTIVVGMAASMASILLAAGTPGKRIALPNSQVMIHQPMGGAYGQASDVEIHAREILKTRQRLNEILALHTGQPLSRIEVDTDRDHFLSAAEAQSYGLVDRVIEKR, encoded by the coding sequence GTGGACTATTTCCCCATTCCGTACGTTATCGAGCAGACAGGGCGGGGCGAACGCAGCTACGATATATATTCCCGTCTGCTCAAGGATCGGATTATCTTTCTTGGAAGCGAGATCAACAGCCTCGTGGCGAACTCCATCGTGGCTCAGATCCTCTTTTTGGAAAGCGATCAGCCTGACCGCGATATCTGCCTATACATCAACTCGCCCGGCGGCGAGGTGACCTCCGGGTTGGCGATATACGACACGATGCGGTACGTCAAGTGCGACATCTCGACCATCGTCGTCGGGATGGCTGCCAGCATGGCGTCCATCCTTCTGGCTGCCGGAACGCCCGGCAAGCGAATCGCCCTCCCGAACTCTCAGGTGATGATCCACCAGCCGATGGGCGGGGCGTACGGGCAGGCCAGCGACGTGGAAATTCACGCCCGCGAGATCCTCAAAACGCGCCAGCGGTTGAATGAGATCTTGGCGCTTCATACCGGTCAGCCGCTTTCCCGAATCGAAGTTGACACTGACAGGGATCACTTCCTGTCGGCAGCCGAAGCGCAGTCATACGGCTTGGTCGACCGGGTTATCGAAAAAAGATAG